The sequence below is a genomic window from Pectinophora gossypiella chromosome 21, ilPecGoss1.1, whole genome shotgun sequence.
tccgttacaccctgtatatttacttaacattaataattaatacttaCTATTAATTTGTAACTGAATATAtctaaatatttactttataaaattcttgaaaataaatatataaacattataatttaaaaaaaaagatcaaacaaaaaaaataaacaggtaAGCGTTTAAGTATACCGTTAGATTTGAACCTTGGTGGTAGATGATCTAACTTATACGAAGTAAACATGTAAACCGATAGACCATTGCATGCATGATTAATACGGCGAAATAAAGAATGTCTAATCTTGCCAGAAAGTAAGCAACAGTTACTTTTAGTATTATTGAGCGTTATCATAGTTGTATTAaggttgatatttttttgtcatgGTTTATGTGATTTCTAAGAAATTTGCCTGCATACCAAGTGCATACTATTCTTTCGCCAACTGCGGGTTGAACTTTTGTATTATTTGCATTATTTTATGTCAATGAGTGTGTGATTAGTATCTTCATGCTATATCTTTTGCAAGTGTGTATTATGAAGACCACTCACACAAGTGGGCACTGTACGGAAATTTGATCTTCGACCTGTTAATTAATGGATATGTCTTCTGTAACTGTACTTATGTTTTCAATTTGCAGGTACTTGGCATCTGGGTGTTCATACATGGATTTACATTACACATATCGAGTGGGAGTCTCAACAATCAACTCAATAATAATAGAAGTAACAAATGTTATATGGAATAAGTTGCATCAGGAGTTTATGAAATTGCCCGACACAAAATATGAGTGGGAACAAATTGCTGACGCATTTTATAATAAAGCTAATTTTCCTCACTGCATTGGTGCAGTTGATGGAAAGCACATAAGAATGAAGAAACCAAGTCACAGCGGTTCTATGTACATGAATTACAAGAATTTTTTTTCCATTGTATTGCTAGCGGTAGTGGATTCGAATTATAGATTCATCTATATCAGCGTAGGCTCTTATGGCAAAGAATGTGACTCCTCTATATTCAAAGAATGTACTTTCTGGATAAGATTAAATGATGGCAGTTTAGATTTACCAGCTTCTGGTCCTTTACCAGGTTTGGAATCACGTGTTCCATTTGTGATAGTGGGTGATGAAGCATTTGGTTTGCATTATAATCTGTTAAGACCCTATGGAGGAACTcatttagataaaaataaaaggatATTTAACTATCGATTAACAAGAGCCAGACGTTATGTGGAGTGCGCGTTTGGAATATTGGCAAATAAATGGCGAATATTTCATCGTCCATTGGACGTAAGCACCAGTACAGCTATCTCGATAGTTAAAACTTGCGCTGTGCTTCATAACTATATCATGCACAATGAAAGTTCATATGCGAACATTGACAGCAACAGTTCAACGATATCTTTGGAAAACGTACGTAATGAGCCAAATACACGAGGCGGACGCTGTGCTAACACAATACGAACAgagtttacaaattattttgtttctgaAGTGGGAGCTGTACCTTGGCAAGAAGAAGCAATACAAGGATaaacgaaataaatataaaaacttaccATAGATTTGTCTTTCTTTTTCCTCAAGTTCTTGAAAGTCTTCTCTCAAAACAATGCAAACTTCGCGCCATGCTGCAGTTCGCAAGTTGGTATCTTTATAATTTTCCAGCGTCTTATCCCATAATATAGGCCTAATTTCTATTAGTGTAATAAGAAGTTCGGGATCAATATTTGTTTGCGACATTTTTCGACGAAACACAACCTTCTCGGCGCCGCGCAAAAGAGCAATGCGCGAGCGCAACACACGCGAGGGTgacgcggcgggcgcggggcggGGGCTGCCACCACTCCACTATCCCGCAAAAAACAGTGTCCAGCCGAAAAACCGCACGCAGGAAGCCGTGTGAACAccgctattaaaatatatgtgtGATTAAACGGGATCCCGCTTTTTACTGGACTTCGGATCCAGTTTCTAGTGACAAAACCGAACGGCACAATTCGACCGGATCGGTTTTTTGCAGGATCCCGCATGCGGGATGCTCGTGTGAACGCTAGCATATAAACATATTCGCCATCAAACGGGATCCTGCAGAAAACGGGATCCTGTTAAAAACTGGACTGCCGTGTGAAAGGGGTGTGACTGCGGCTGTAATTTCTGCATTTAGCTTGGGAGCTTCTAGTAGTAGTAGCTTACAATTATTTGGGATGAGGTAATCTTTTAACCCTtaaatgcatatttttttattttgtaaagaaaaaaatatttttgtgtacataTTTGTCGATTAATGataggaaaaataattaaaaaaatcccaattaaaaaaattatgactttattcaaaaaaaacaaaaatgttgccTTTTGGCTACATCATGCGTTAAACACATGAACTACCTTATCAGCACATATTAGTATAGTATAGCTTATCAGGAGTGGAATGCAGCAAAACAGTTTCTGTCTTTAGTATGGCAGAGTGCAACATGACATTTCGTGCACTCTGTACGCGAAAATCCATTACAACCAGGGAGTCTGCACCTATTTTTCTTCAGACATCTTCCCTCGTTGTGGGCGACACCATCTGTGCGTACATCTTTCACAGGCACAGGGTTCAGTGGTTTACGACGAGGTTTTTTGGCTTCCAGTTCTCTTTCAATATTGCTCGATGATGGTCTTCCTCTCTTTTCCACACTCTTTTTATAGTTGCACAAAGCCTCTGCTAACTCAGATCTAAAGTCGCCTAAAGTCATTTTCTTTGTTTGATTtgtattattagattttttatataagacCCAGGAGTTGATCACCGCCATATCAACCAAATGATAGAAAATGCGAATATACCATTTCCTGCTCTTTATTCTTATCCTATATCTTCCCAAAAAACTGTCCATCAGGTCGACGCCCCCCATGTGAGCGTTATAGTCTTTGATAATTTTTGGGCAGGGTATAGTGACAGTGGTCTTCTCTTTTTTGTCGTACCTTTGAACTGTCTCGGCCGGTTCCGCTCCAACGTATGTTGATGCCAATGTCACCATTTTGTTGTCCTTCCATGTTGTTACAGATATATCAACACCTTCATAATCAGCCATTTGCTCCTCATATGCTCCGCGAGGTACAGAATCTTTCATGAATGCGTTGGCAGTTGGCAGTTTGCAGTTCTTGCCGAGACGATTCTAAAACTATCTAAAACCGAATCTAAAACGTTGGTTGTTCGATGGCGCTCACCGAAAACGCTAAATACTACAGGGGAATGTATTTTCAACCAAAACGTTTCGATGTAGTTTATAAACTTTTCCATTCGTTTCAAACTGTGACATTCTGATTTTATATAATGAAATCCTGGTAACACCTCATCAAGAGGTAGTAGTGGTAAGGCGGCAGTGAGAGCTACTATTCTCCTTTCAGGTTTATTTTGCGTATTCTTCAGGGATTTCGCCTTTTTCCAAATATTGCGCACCCAATGATAATAACAACCTTTTAAAGTAACGTTAGGGAATACTTTTAAAATTGCGTTCATTGCCGCTATTTCATAATCACTGTGAACTTTATATGGTTTCCATCCAGGTATTTGGGACAGAATcatattaaacaaaattacataactCTTTTCTTTCCGGTCTGACATAAGTGCAAATACTAACGGAACGACTTTAGTTGTTCCCGTGGTACTCCTCATATCACCatgaatattatataattgAGAGAAGGGTGCTGGACAACTATAAAAGGTGCCgtcaataaaatattctttaatagTTGGAATTAATTTTCGGGAATCATTGGAAGAAAAGACTAATATACGGGTTTCTTCTCCTGCTTGGTCATGGTAGTAATCCGCTAAAAGGAAATCTTTGAACTGAACTGGTACCTCCACTTCACCAAAACTTTTGAACACTGTCTTTGATACTTTTGCAAATTTATTTCTTGCGTCGTGTAAAAAATGTTTAACTCCTTCGTATGGCGGTAAACTCCCCATTCCTAAATTTAACCCCTTGTCTGTGAAatcgttatattttttgtcatataCCCTTTGAATGGGTTCATCTGATGACATTACTTTTTCCCGCAAGTCACATATTTCTTTTAGTACTTGATTTTTATGTACATCTACTTCACAGGTATGCTCTTTTCTTCTAAGGATTTTCTTAtcctaaaatacataaaaataattctgaACTCTTTCAGCACCAATCACTGAACTACTTAACGAAATCAGAGCTAATTGATTAGATTAAGAATAAGTGGACTAGTGATACAAGGGGAATTCAAATTCTTCATTGTTTGTCTATTATATTCACAGGACTTATAACTAGTCTTTAAACATATGGCCTTCTCACCTCTGTAATCGTTACTGTACCGCAACATTTGGTAGTAAAATACGACGTACACCTCCATATCACTgaactatttttatattttttgtgtcgGTGATACCTATATTTTCCGCAGAGCAAAGCCGTTCCgccatttatattaataaaatcaagTTCTTCTGAATCCATTTTTAATCAATATTATTGCAAAAGTCACTTAATAAATCAGTTTTTAAATGTCACtttaaaataaatcgttttttgAAAGGAGTTTTTCACATTGGCGGACTCATTTAATGTCAGCCAGTGTATATTTAATGTAGGTGCTGGGATAATAAAAGGAATATTGAACTTGAATTGCATGATAAGACTTACATTATTGCAACAAATAGATAATAATAGTTGCGGAAACAATAATCATAGATAAATAACCATACGAGTACTTTGTCACATCATTATGGTGGTATGGTTTGGGACCCACCCTACCACCAGGGGTAGGGCTAGTGGTATGGTGGGTCCGCAATCGGCTCAGATCTGTacgtatatacaggatgttcattattagaaataaaacaaacagtcatagttttattattttattttagaaataaaacaaatagaATTAGTTTAGGTTAAGATTTTTAATTAAAGGTAGTAGTACTAAATAAGCtaaaaatcataatataataatttatatttcttgtaattgcctataataataaacaaaaattataatcaTCAAAAATTAGACGGGTACTTGCACTTGTACATAAGTAAAGGTACACAGCCAGGTACTTGACACATctagacaatacaatacaattgacATAGCTCGAAAAATCGCAAACCataagtggcagtgggcagagCACATTGTTCGCAGAACTGACAGGCGTTGAGGTGGAAAAGTTCTCGAGTGGCGACCACGCAACGGAAAACGTAGCGTGGGCAGGTCCCCCACAAGGTGGACTGACGATCttgtgaaggtcgcgggaaaccTTGGATGCGGACGGCACATGCTcacattattataaaaacgtacTTCGTTACTTTATAAAGATTTTGAAATAACAAATAATGTGGTGTGGACTTGAAAGaccagaaaatatatttatttatacacatacataattatgatttttacatatataatacttatctattcaatacaatattatatacatatattacataaaataatactgtaaaataaatacataaacctACTACAAATTATCTAAACTATGATATTCCCTCCAACACTGGCCAACACAAAGAAAAACTTTGCAGTTGCTGCACTGGATGTTTGTTTGGCCCCTCTCTTTCTTCGCGGCACATCTAACGCAACGCCCTCTTTGGAACCGCACTTGTTTCAAGGTTCGCTCACCTTCGATGCACAAATGTTCCGGAGTGTGGTCGAGACTCCTGTCAAGCCTGGTGCTGGTGATATTCTGGCGCTGCCGAGTCGCAACATTAGCGCCAGTCTGCGCACAAAGTTCCTCCGCTAAGAGGTATCTAAATTGTCTGTGCGACATTTTTTGTCCTTGGCCAATGTTGGagcaatatataatataacagttTAAAATAGATACATTAAATAGTCTACGAAAAACTTTTATATACCATTTTATACCCCTCTTCCTCTCTAATAAATACATGGATAATTTTTGGTCTTTCAAGTCCACACCACCCATAAATTTGTTATATTCATGTATGACATTTGGCTTCATTATCGCTTGCCCAGCCCGCCTGCCTTGTGCCATATCCGCATTATGGTAAGTCGACACTGTGGTGACAAGTTTTACGTCTTTCCAAGCTACTACTGAAACGTCACCACAGTGCCGGCTTACCACTGCGCccctttccatcctcttttcGTTTATGGCCTTGATGTCTTGGGGACAATCCACGCGGCGCCTGTTGAGTGTACCCACGACATCAGTTTTTATTGACTTTAGAAATCTGGTCAATGCAATTGAGTTGTAGAAATTGTCCATAAAAAGGGTAAATCCCCTGCCAAGACAGTCCTTGAAAAGTTCCAGAACTATCTTGGCAGTAGAAGACGAAAACCCAAACACCGATGCCCTGGGTAATGTCCCTTTTCCGGTGTAAATAATCACTTTGAGCACGTACCCCGACACAGCCTCGCAGagtttatatgtttttattccAAATCTTGCTGCTTTGGAGCGGATGCACTGCATCCAACTTATACGTCCTTTCCAAAGCAGCAACGATTCATCTATACTCATCTCTCTGCGAGGCGAGTAGATATCGACAAACTTTTTGTTTAGATGTTCTAAAAGGGGCCTGATTTTCGCTAGTTTTTTGTCATCCCCGTGATGAATTGTGTTATTATCAGCGAAATGCAGGAAGCGCATGAGTAATAAAAAGCGATCTTTTTGCATGATTTTTCGAAATCCCGGCATTCCCAAAATTCCTGTTGACCAATACTCGTCCAGCCGTCCCCTAACGCACATCCCCATTAGCAATAAAACAGAAAACAGCTTGTACAGCTCTCCCACAGAGGTGTCGGCCCACTGCCTTAGTCGGCTTTTTTCGGCAAGTTCGTCTTCCACCTCGAAGTGTGGAGCAATATGTTGCCACGCAAACCTATTTGTTTCCGTGGCAATTGACTCCATGAGAGGTTGGTCCCAAATTTGTTGGAACAACGCGAAAGGTCGTGTTCCAACAATTTTAGGACCAACGCTCTCATTAAAGTCCTCTTGCACCGCGCGGAAACTTGAAAAATCTTCGCTCCACTGGAGCTCCTCCGAAGTATCCTCGGCCTCGTCCTCGTCCTCAGCCGTCTCTAATATTTGCTGAAGCTCTTCCAGGGTGAGCTCCTCCCCGTCGTCAGCTTCACTCCCGGAGTCCCCCGCAAGAGCTTGAGCAAGCGGCTCGTCGAAAATGTCTCCTTCATCCTATCAAAACATGACAAATATGCTCATGCAAAAGCACCCAAACCACAGTTAGTTGCACACATGTCGAATGTTAAGGTAAAACAATTATAGAATATCGTTAGTTCCACACAACTTGCATATATTATAGCTCTTAGCAATTAGGTCGTCTGCATCCAAATAAGATTAGTGTCGTTCGAAAAACTAATAAGGAAATACACCCAAAACATGTTAGTTCTACACAAGTCACACTAATCAGTCTCCTTTATAGTACGTATTAGGTTCTATATATCAGCCGAAAGACGTCCACTGCCGGACTCCACAAAAATCGGTCTTGCGCCGCCCGTATCCACCTATTAGGTTATCtccatttgaataaataaatcatattcAAGCGAAATCATCATAGACGAAGTTTCCATAATTGCAGACAACTTTTAAAGTTAAGTTTAGTTAGTTTCCCGTAAACTTTTAAAGTTAAACTAATTATCTATACAAATGTAAAGAAGCAGATACACGCATCCAAAACACAGACAATAGCTCAAAACTCTCAAACTGCACCTGTAATCCACACACCACACCATAGtgaaatagattttaatatgcTTACCCTTTCAGCATTCGTTTCGGGAAAAAGATTGCGCGGTCTAAGGTGACTTCCGCCCTCGTCTATGAGAGACAAGCCTTCTCCCACATGAATCGTCTCTGGACAGAAACTCTGTATAATAAAGTGGTATGCtatagtaatttaaattaaaagaaataagagCACAACGTCAGAAGTATTTATTAGATACGTACTTTAAGACGTCCCGAAGCAGTTTTCTCCAACAGGACGTCCTCGGTCAACGTCAGGGTTCCCTCTGGCGTCATTACGACTTTTTTGCCTACCACTAGTGGTTTTGGTCCACTAGTAGAGGGCGTAGCCGAGGAAGTGCTAGGAGCAtccatttttctgaaaaacaaGCGGGTGCGTAAACTACATAATCTGAACGTACTGTTGTATAAGCAATGGGCAATAGATATGTACCTACAATTCTATTTACGGATATGCTATAAAAATTGTAAGACGAAAAGACCGTAATGAAAATCACGTTCCACTtaattttgtacaaaatttgGCTACTGAACTATTCATCGTTGAGAAGTTCTCTCCTGGGAAGACAGTCCTGGCTGCAGCAGTAAACCATGCCCGAAACTAGGATCCTCTACCCAAGAACAAAGCCTATGTAAAGTTTGACGACTGAGCTGTTCACCGTTGAGGAGTTCCATCATGAGAAGACAGTCCTGACTGCAGCAGTAAACCATGCCCGAAACTAGGATCCTCTTCAAGGCTTTTTTGATgaacattataatttaaaaaaaaagatcaaacaaaaaaaataaacaggtaAGCGTTTAAGTATACCGTTAGATTTGAACCTTGGTGGTAGATGATCTAACTTATACGAAGTAAACATGTAAACCGATAGACCATTGCATGCATGATTAATACGGCGAAATAAAGAATGTCTAATCTTGCCAGAAAGTAAGCAACAGTTACTTTTAGTATTATTGAGCGTTATCATAGTTGTATTAaggttgatatttttttgtcatgGTTTATGTGATTTCTAAGAAATTTGCCTGCATACCAAGTGCATACTATTCTTTCGCCAACTGCGGGTTGAACTTTTGTATTATTTGCATTATTTTATGTCAATGAGTGTGTGATTAGTATCTTCATGCTATATCTTTTGCAAGTGTGTATTATGAAGACCACTCACACAAGTGGGCACTGTACGGAAATTTGATCTTCGACCTGTTAATTAATGGATATGTCTTCTGTAACTGTACTTATGTTTTCAATTTGCAGGTACTTGGCATCTGGGTGTTCATACATGGATTTACATTACACATATCGAGTGGGAGTCTCAACAATCAACTCAATAATAATAGAAGTAACAAATGTTATATGGAATAAGTTGCATCAGGAGTTTATGAAATTGCCCGACACAAAATATGAGTGGGAACAAATTGCTGACGCATTTTATAATAAAGCTAATTTTCCTCACTGCATTGGTGCAGTTGATGGAAAGCACATAAGAATGAAGAAACCAAGTCACAGCGGTTCTATGTACATGAATTACAAGAATTTTTTTTCCATTGTATTGCTAGCGGTAGTGGATTCGAATTATAGATTCATCTATATCAGCGTAGGCTCTTATGGCAAAGAATGTGACTCCTCTATATTCAAAGAATGTACTTTCTGGATAAGATTAAATGATGGCAGTTTAGATTTACCAGCTTCTGGTCCTTTACCAGGTTTGGAATCACGTGTTCCATTTGTGATAGTGGGTGATGAAGCATTTGGTTTGCATTATAATCTGTTAAGACCCTATGGAGGAACTcatttagataaaaataaaaggatATTTAACTATCGATTAACAAGAGCCAGACGTTATGTGGAGTGCGCGTTTGGAATATTGGCAAATAAATGGCGAATATTTCATCGTCCATTGGACGTAAGCACCAGTACAGCTATCTCGATAGTTAAAACTTGCGCTGTGCTTCATAACTATATCATGCACAATGAAAGTTCATATGCGAACATTGACAGCAACAGTTCAACGATATCTTTGGAAAACGTACGTAATGAGCCAAATACACGAGGCGGACGCTGTGCTAACACAATACGAACAgagtttacaaattattttgtttctgaAGTGGGAGCTGTACCTTGGCAAGAAGAAGCAATACAAGGATaaacgaaataaatataaaaacttaccATAGATTTGTCTTTCTTTTTCCTCAAGTTCTTGAAAGTCTTCTCTCAAAACAATGCAAACTTCGCGCCATGCTGCAGTTCGCAAGTTGGTATCTTTATAATTTTCCAGCGTCTTATCCCATAATATAGGCCTAATTTCTATTAGTGTAATAAGAAGTTCGGGATCAATATTTGTTTGCGACATTTTTCGACGAAACACAACCTTCTCGGCGCCGCGCAAAAGAGCAATGCGCGAGCGCAACACACGCGAGGGTgacgcggcgggcgcggggcggGGGCTGCCACCACTCCACTATCCCGCAAAAAACAGTGTCCAGCCGAAAAACCGCACGCAGGAAGCCGTGTGAACAccgctattaaaatatatgtgtGATTAAACGGGATCCCGCTTTTTACTGGACTTCGGATCCAGTTTCTAGTGACAAAACCGAACGGCACAATTCGACCGGATCGGTTTTTTGCAGGATCCCGCATGCGGGATGCTCGTGTGAACGCTAGCATATAAACATATTCGCCATCAAACGGGATCCTGCAGAAAACGGGATCCTGTTAAAAACTGGACTGCCGTGTGAAAGGGGTGTGACTGCGGCTGTAATTTCTGCATTTAGCTTGGGAGCTTCTAGTAGTAGTAGCTTACAATTATTTGGGATGAGGTAATCTTTTAACCCTtaaatgcatatttttttattttgtaaagaaaaaaatatttttgtgtacataTTTGTCGATTAATGataggaaaaataattaaaaaaatcccaattaaaaaaattatgactttattcaaaaaaaacaaaaatgttgccTTTTGGCTACATCATGCGTTAAACACATGAACTACCTTATCAGCACATATTAGTATAGTATAGCTTATCAGGAGTGGAATGCAGCAAAACAGTTTCTGTCTTTAGTATGGCAGAGTGCAACATGACATTTCGTGCACTCTGTACGCGAAAATCCATTACAACCAGGGAGTCTGCACCTATTTTTCTTCAGACATCTTCCCTCGTTGTGGGCGACACCATCTGTGCGTACATCTTTCACAGGCACAGGGTTCAGTGGTTTACGACGAGGTTTTTTGGCTTCCAGTTCTCTTTCAATATTGCTCGATGATGGTCTTCCTCTCTTTTCCACACTCTTTTTAT
It includes:
- the LOC126376882 gene encoding uncharacterized protein LOC126376882; this encodes MTTFDDLLRRVNEDLKKRDTNMRKSITPEEKLAICLRYLASGCSYMDLHYTYRVGVSTINSIIIEVTNVIWNKLHQEFMKLPDTKYEWEQIADAFYNKANFPHCIGAVDGKHIRMKKPSHSGSMYMNYKNFFSIVLLAVVDSNYRFIYISVGSYGKECDSSIFKECTFWIRLNDGSLDLPASGPLPGLESRVPFVIVGDEAFGLHYNLLRPYGGTHLDKNKRIFNYRLTRARRYVECAFGILANKWRIFHRPLDVSTSTAISIVKTCAVLHNYIMHNESSYANIDSNSSTISLENVRNEPNTRGGRCANTIRTEFTNYFVSEVGAVPWQEEAIQG
- the LOC126376790 gene encoding piggyBac transposable element-derived protein 4-like — encoded protein: MDAPSTSSATPSTSGPKPLVVGKKVVMTPEGTLTLTEDVLLEKTASGRLKSFCPETIHVGEGLSLIDEGGSHLRPRNLFPETNAERDEGDIFDEPLAQALAGDSGSEADDGEELTLEELQQILETAEDEDEAEDTSEELQWSEDFSSFRAVQEDFNESVGPKIVGTRPFALFQQIWDQPLMESIATETNRFAWQHIAPHFEVEDELAEKSRLRQWADTSVGELYKLFSVLLLMGMCVRGRLDEYWSTGILGMPGFRKIMQKDRFLLLMRFLHFADNNTIHHGDDKKLAKIRPLLEHLNKKFVDIYSPRREMSIDESLLLWKGRISWMQCIRSKAARFGIKTYKLCEAVSGYVLKVIIYTGKGTLPRASVFGFSSSTAKIVLELFKDCLGRGFTLFMDNFYNSIALTRFLKSIKTDVVGTLNRRRVDCPQDIKAINEKRMERGAVNCKLPTANAFMKDSVPRGAYEEQMADYEGVDISVTTWKDNKMVTLASTYVGAEPAETVQRYDKKEKTTVTIPCPKIIKDYNAHMGGVDLMDSFLGRYRIRIKSRKWYIRIFYHLVDMAVINSWVLYKKSNNTNQTKKMTLGDFRSELAEALCNYKKSVEKRGRPSSSNIERELEAKKPRRKPLNPVPVKDVRTDGVAHNEGRCLKKNRCRLPGCNGFSRTECTKCHVALCHTKDRNCFAAFHS
- the LOC126376884 gene encoding uncharacterized protein LOC126376884, giving the protein MDMSSVTVLMFSICRYLASGCSYMDLHYTYRVGVSTINSIIIEVTNVIWNKLHQEFMKLPDTKYEWEQIADAFYNKANFPHCIGAVDGKHIRMKKPSHSGSMYMNYKNFFSIVLLAVVDSNYRFIYISVGSYGKECDSSIFKECTFWIRLNDGSLDLPASGPLPGLESRVPFVIVGDEAFGLHYNLLRPYGGTHLDKNKRIFNYRLTRARRYVECAFGILANKWRIFHRPLDVSTSTAISIVKTCAVLHNYIMHNESSYANIDSNSSTISLENVRNEPNTRGGRCANTIRTEFTNYFVSEVGAVPWQEEAIQG